In Burkholderia sp. GAS332, one DNA window encodes the following:
- a CDS encoding SOS-response transcriptional repressor, LexA produces the protein MTKLTARQQQVFDLIRRAIERTGFPPTRAEIAAELGFSSANSAEEHLRALARKGVIELAAGASRGIRLLGGAEDSPYQFTLPHASIMQLSLPLIGRVAAGSPILAQEHISQHYACDPALFSSKPDYLLKVRGLSMRDAGIFDGDLLAVQKKSEAKDGQIIIARLGDDVTVKRLKRRPNGIELIAENPDYDNIFVETGSAEFALEGIAVGLIRPGEF, from the coding sequence ATGACCAAACTTACCGCACGACAGCAGCAGGTTTTCGATTTAATCCGCCGGGCGATCGAACGCACCGGTTTTCCGCCCACGCGTGCGGAGATCGCCGCCGAACTGGGTTTCAGCTCCGCCAACTCGGCAGAAGAACATCTGCGGGCGCTGGCCCGCAAGGGCGTGATCGAGCTGGCGGCCGGCGCATCGCGCGGCATTCGCCTGCTGGGGGGCGCGGAAGATTCGCCGTACCAGTTCACGCTGCCGCACGCCAGCATCATGCAACTGTCGTTGCCGCTGATTGGCCGGGTTGCGGCGGGTAGCCCGATCCTCGCGCAGGAACATATCTCGCAGCACTACGCGTGCGATCCCGCGCTGTTTTCGAGCAAGCCTGATTACCTGCTGAAGGTGCGCGGGCTGTCCATGCGCGACGCGGGCATCTTCGACGGCGACCTGCTCGCGGTACAGAAGAAAAGCGAAGCCAAAGACGGCCAGATCATCATCGCGCGCCTTGGCGACGACGTGACGGTCAAGCGGTTGAAGCGCCGGCCGAACGGTATCGAGTTGATCGCCGAGAACCCCGATTACGACAACATTTTCGTTGAAACCGGCAGTGCGGAGTTCGCACTCGAGGGTATCGCCGTCGGGCTGATCCGCCCGGGCGAGTTCTAA
- a CDS encoding Nucleotide-binding universal stress protein, UspA family, whose amino-acid sequence MASYQKILLCYDGSREGRKALRCGADLALDLKAETHLLSVVDMRSSIAQSAGLLTDVACGSFEKTARDILQEGVDWLTERGVTAQGHFAFGHPIDEIANLANELHVDLVVVGHRCRTGLSRWWMGAGNTPLLDRISCSILVACSSAQEQQQAAA is encoded by the coding sequence ATGGCGAGCTACCAAAAAATCCTGTTGTGCTACGACGGCTCGCGCGAAGGCCGCAAAGCGTTACGTTGCGGCGCCGACCTGGCGTTGGATCTGAAGGCGGAAACGCACTTATTGTCAGTGGTCGATATGCGCTCGAGCATTGCGCAAAGCGCGGGCCTGCTGACCGATGTGGCCTGCGGCAGCTTCGAAAAAACAGCCCGCGACATCCTGCAGGAAGGGGTGGACTGGCTTACCGAACGCGGCGTGACCGCGCAAGGGCATTTTGCGTTTGGCCATCCGATCGACGAGATCGCCAACCTCGCCAATGAGTTGCATGTCGACCTCGTGGTGGTCGGCCACCGTTGCCGCACCGGTCTGTCACGATGGTGGATGGGCGCAGGGAATACCCCGCTGCTCGACCGGATCTCGTGCAGCATTCTGGTGGCGTGCTCTTCCGCGCAGGAGCAGCAGCAAGCGGCGGCTTGA
- a CDS encoding nodulation factor export ABC transporter ATP-binding protein NodI: protein MSEAAIEFHNVKKSYGEKTVVDGLSFHVNAGECFGLLGPNGAGKTTTLRMLLGIAAPDAGTIRLCGEPIPGRARLARARVGVVPQFDNLDPDFTVRENLLVFGRYFGLSAAQCRAMVPSLLEFARLESKADARVSELSGGMKRRLTLARALVNDPDVLIMDEPTTGLDPQARHLIWERLRSLLARGKTILLTTHFMEEAERLCHRLCVIEEGRKIAEGAPSALIASEIGCDVIEIFGPDPVALRDELAPLVERTEISGETLFCYVNDAEPVHARLKQRADLRYLHRPANLEDVFLRLTGREMQD from the coding sequence ATGTCTGAAGCCGCTATTGAATTCCACAACGTTAAAAAAAGTTACGGCGAAAAGACGGTCGTCGATGGACTGTCGTTTCATGTCAACGCGGGTGAATGTTTTGGTCTCCTTGGCCCGAACGGCGCGGGCAAAACCACCACGTTGCGGATGCTGCTCGGCATCGCCGCACCGGATGCCGGCACAATCCGCCTGTGCGGCGAGCCGATTCCCGGCCGCGCGCGCCTGGCGCGAGCGCGTGTGGGCGTCGTGCCGCAATTCGACAACCTCGATCCCGATTTCACCGTCCGTGAAAACCTGCTGGTGTTCGGCCGTTACTTCGGCCTGAGCGCCGCGCAATGCCGCGCGATGGTACCGTCGCTGCTCGAATTCGCGCGCCTCGAAAGCAAGGCGGATGCACGGGTGAGCGAACTGTCGGGCGGCATGAAGCGGCGCCTCACGCTGGCTCGCGCGCTCGTCAACGACCCCGATGTACTGATCATGGACGAGCCGACCACCGGCCTCGATCCGCAGGCACGGCATCTGATCTGGGAGCGGCTGCGCTCGCTGCTTGCACGTGGCAAGACCATCCTGCTGACCACGCACTTCATGGAAGAAGCCGAACGGCTGTGCCATCGCCTCTGTGTGATCGAGGAAGGACGCAAGATTGCCGAAGGCGCGCCGAGCGCGTTGATCGCATCCGAGATCGGCTGCGACGTGATCGAAATCTTCGGACCCGATCCGGTAGCGTTGCGCGATGAATTGGCGCCGCTTGTCGAGCGCACCGAGATCAGCGGCGAGACGCTCTTCTGCTATGTGAACGACGCCGAGCCGGTGCATGCCCGGCTCAAGCAACGCGCCGATCTGCGCTACCTGCATCGTCCCGCGAATCTGGAAGACGTGTTCCTGCGCCTGACCGGGCGCGAGATGCAGGACTGA
- a CDS encoding nodulation factor export ABC transporter transmembrane subunit NodJ, producing the protein MDVRTYETHGEAPLKQETFAAFPANAVNWIAVWRRNYLVWRKLAIASMFGNLADPMIYLFGLGFGLGLMVGHIDGVSYIAFLAAGTVASSVMMSASFESMYSGFSRMHVQRTWEAIMHTPLTLGDIVLGEVIWAGSKSMLSGAAIMLVAGALGYASFPSMLLALPVIVLTGLAFASIAMVVTALAPSYDFFMFYQTLVLTPMLLLSGVFFPVSQLPAAARIATEFLPLAHAVDLIRPAMLGRPVDGVVLHVAVLAAYAVGGFVVSAVLFRRRMMK; encoded by the coding sequence ATGGACGTACGCACTTACGAAACTCACGGCGAGGCACCCTTGAAGCAGGAAACCTTCGCTGCGTTCCCCGCCAATGCCGTGAACTGGATTGCGGTGTGGCGCCGCAACTATCTGGTCTGGAGGAAGCTCGCGATCGCTTCGATGTTCGGCAATCTTGCCGATCCGATGATCTATCTGTTCGGCCTGGGCTTCGGGCTTGGGCTAATGGTCGGGCACATCGACGGCGTGTCGTATATCGCGTTTCTCGCTGCGGGCACGGTGGCATCGAGCGTGATGATGTCGGCGAGTTTCGAGTCGATGTATTCGGGTTTTTCGCGCATGCATGTACAGCGCACGTGGGAGGCGATCATGCATACGCCGCTGACGCTCGGCGACATCGTGCTCGGCGAGGTGATCTGGGCGGGTAGCAAGTCGATGCTATCGGGCGCGGCGATCATGCTGGTCGCGGGGGCGCTCGGCTATGCGAGTTTTCCGTCGATGCTGCTGGCGTTGCCGGTGATCGTGCTGACGGGGCTTGCGTTTGCGAGTATCGCGATGGTGGTGACGGCGCTCGCGCCGTCGTATGACTTCTTTATGTTTTACCAGACGTTGGTGTTGACGCCGATGTTGCTGTTGTCCGGGGTGTTCTTTCCCGTTTCGCAGTTGCCCGCTGCGGCGCGGATCGCGACTGAGTTTTTGCCTTTGGCGCATGCAGTCGATCTGATTCGGCCGGCTATGCTTGGGCGGCCGGTTGATGGGGTTGTTTTGCATGTTGCCGTGCTGGCGGCTTATGCAGTGGGGGGGTTTGTTGTGTCGGCGGTTTTGTTTCGGCGCAGGATGATGAAATAG
- a CDS encoding hopanoid biosynthesis associated protein HpnK: MVAKPRGLIVTADDFGLHSRVNLAVEQAHRHGVLTAASLMIGAPAAGDAVARARALPQLRVGLHLVLADGDAVTPRAGISALLDEHGRFGDNMVRDGVRFFFLPHVRKQLAREIRAQFEAFARTGLTLDHVNTHKHFHLHPTVLGLILEIGREYGMRAMRLPFEVSAPLWLRPWISRVRARLDRAGIVHNDYVVGIANSGRMDEAAWLAALADLPTGVGEIYCHPAFAGDRVLSQGMREYRHADELEALLSPRVADAIRDSGARVGGFGDVLKV, encoded by the coding sequence ATGGTGGCTAAGCCACGTGGGCTGATCGTCACGGCTGACGATTTCGGCCTGCATTCACGGGTGAATCTGGCGGTCGAGCAGGCGCACCGGCACGGCGTGTTGACGGCCGCGAGCCTGATGATCGGCGCCCCTGCCGCGGGTGATGCGGTGGCGCGGGCGCGCGCGCTTCCGCAACTGCGGGTTGGGCTGCATCTGGTGCTGGCCGACGGCGACGCGGTCACGCCGCGCGCCGGGATTTCTGCATTGCTTGACGAGCATGGCCGCTTTGGCGACAACATGGTGCGGGACGGGGTGCGGTTTTTCTTTTTGCCGCATGTTCGCAAACAGCTGGCGCGCGAGATTCGCGCGCAGTTCGAGGCTTTTGCGAGGACGGGTTTGACGCTTGATCACGTCAACACGCACAAGCATTTTCATTTGCATCCGACGGTGCTTGGGTTGATTCTGGAGATTGGCCGCGAGTATGGGATGCGGGCGATGCGATTGCCTTTTGAGGTTAGTGCGCCGCTGTGGTTGCGGCCGTGGATCTCACGGGTGCGGGCGAGATTGGATCGGGCGGGGATCGTGCACAACGATTATGTTGTTGGGATTGCTAATAGTGGGCGGATGGATGAGGCGGCCTGGCTTGCCGCACTTGCTGATTTGCCCACTGGGGTGGGGGAGATTTATTGTCATCCTGCGTTTGCTGGGGATCGGGTTTTGAGTCAGGGGATGCGGGAGTATCGGCATGCGGATGAGTTGGAGGCGCTCTTGTCGCCTCGGGTCGCTGATGCTATTCGGGATTCGGGGGCCCGGGTGGGCGGGTTTGGGGATGTGCTCAAAGTTTGA
- a CDS encoding ceramide glucosyltransferase produces MAAHTLTACQWILLSGCVPASLYAMLAAVAMPFFAARRGRAARAAAAASTAGSASDVLAPFARVGVSVLKPLCGAEPRLYENLRTFCDQRHGNFQLVLGVSSPDDPAIAVVRRLQAAYPRHDIELAVDTRVHGSNLKVSNLINMAARARHDVIVIADSDIAVEADYLDSVAAPLADPRVGVVTCLYVAQSVGGFWPRVGALFINEWFAPSVRVAHAAGSRRFGFGATLALRRATLERIGGFDALKDCLADDYWLAERVRALGLSTVLSRVMVATDVIEPTFSALWQRETRWLRTIRSVNPLGFASLIITFPTPWLIAGAWLTGALVNGPFDGVHLWAALASGASTAAGFAARMLLHLRAARHERTFWRDLPLVPLRDTLLAFQWLAGAFGSHVMWRGARVPVVASASATRDAALRVMDVMETSDGG; encoded by the coding sequence ATGGCAGCGCACACCTTGACGGCATGCCAATGGATCCTGTTATCCGGCTGCGTCCCGGCTTCGCTCTATGCGATGCTTGCTGCGGTGGCGATGCCGTTTTTCGCGGCGCGCCGCGGCAGGGCCGCGAGGGCGGCTGCTGCTGCGAGTACGGCCGGCAGCGCTTCAGATGTTCTGGCGCCGTTTGCCCGTGTCGGCGTCAGCGTGCTCAAGCCGCTGTGCGGCGCCGAGCCGCGTCTCTACGAGAATCTCAGAACCTTCTGCGACCAGCGCCACGGGAATTTCCAGCTCGTGCTGGGCGTGTCTTCGCCGGACGATCCGGCGATTGCGGTGGTGCGTCGTTTGCAGGCGGCTTACCCGAGGCACGACATCGAGCTCGCGGTCGATACGCGCGTACATGGCAGCAATCTCAAGGTCAGCAATCTGATCAACATGGCGGCGCGGGCGCGCCATGATGTGATTGTGATCGCCGATAGCGACATCGCGGTCGAAGCCGATTACCTCGACAGCGTAGCGGCGCCGCTCGCCGATCCGCGCGTGGGGGTGGTGACCTGTCTCTACGTGGCGCAAAGCGTCGGCGGTTTCTGGCCGCGGGTGGGCGCGTTGTTCATCAACGAATGGTTTGCTCCGTCGGTGCGCGTCGCGCATGCGGCCGGCTCGCGCCGCTTCGGTTTCGGCGCGACGCTGGCTTTGCGCCGTGCGACACTCGAGCGTATCGGCGGTTTCGACGCATTGAAAGACTGTCTCGCGGATGACTACTGGCTCGCTGAACGCGTGCGGGCGCTCGGGCTTAGCACGGTGCTGTCGCGCGTGATGGTGGCCACCGATGTCATCGAGCCGACCTTTTCAGCCTTGTGGCAGCGTGAGACGCGCTGGCTGCGCACGATCCGCTCGGTGAACCCACTTGGCTTCGCGTCTTTGATCATCACGTTCCCGACGCCGTGGCTCATTGCCGGCGCATGGCTCACCGGCGCCCTCGTCAACGGTCCGTTCGACGGCGTGCATCTGTGGGCGGCGCTAGCGAGCGGCGCCAGTACGGCGGCCGGTTTTGCCGCGCGCATGCTGCTGCATCTGCGTGCCGCGCGGCATGAACGCACGTTCTGGCGCGACTTGCCGCTCGTGCCGTTGCGCGATACCTTGCTGGCATTCCAATGGCTCGCGGGCGCGTTCGGCTCGCACGTGATGTGGCGTGGCGCACGCGTGCCGGTCGTGGCCTCTGCGTCGGCTACGCGTGATGCGGCGCTGCGGGTGATGGATGTCATGGAGACTTCGGATGGTGGCTAA
- a CDS encoding DNA-binding response regulator, OmpR family, contains REC and winged-helix (wHTH) domain: protein MRVLLVEDDDLIGCGIEAGLRQAGFTVDWARDGHKASLALDTTAYALVLLDLGLPKVSGMELLKRLRDAGKDVPVLVLTARGTVVDRVGGLEAGADDYLGKPFDLTELIARCRALLRRAQGRSVEVIRYLNLTVNPAAQTVEVDSARVPLTSREWAILMQLLTNQGIPQSRSRLEESLYGWQEEIESNAIEVHVSNLRKKLGAKLIRTVRNIGYVVEKA, encoded by the coding sequence ATGCGCGTACTCCTCGTAGAAGACGACGACCTGATCGGCTGCGGTATCGAAGCGGGACTGCGCCAGGCCGGTTTCACGGTCGATTGGGCACGTGACGGCCACAAGGCCAGTCTCGCGCTCGACACCACCGCCTATGCGCTGGTCTTGCTCGATCTCGGCTTACCCAAGGTATCGGGTATGGAACTGCTGAAACGGCTGCGCGACGCCGGCAAGGACGTGCCGGTGCTCGTGCTGACAGCGAGAGGCACGGTGGTGGACCGCGTCGGCGGCCTGGAAGCCGGCGCCGACGATTACCTCGGCAAGCCCTTCGACCTGACTGAACTGATTGCCCGTTGCCGGGCCTTGCTGCGACGCGCACAAGGGCGCAGCGTCGAAGTGATCCGATACCTGAATCTGACGGTCAATCCCGCCGCGCAAACCGTCGAAGTCGACAGTGCACGCGTGCCCCTCACCTCGCGTGAGTGGGCGATCCTGATGCAGTTGCTGACTAATCAAGGCATTCCTCAGTCGCGCTCGCGCCTCGAAGAAAGTTTGTATGGATGGCAGGAAGAAATCGAAAGTAATGCGATCGAGGTCCATGTGTCGAATCTGCGCAAAAAACTCGGCGCCAAATTGATCAGAACCGTGCGCAATATTGGCTACGTGGTAGAGAAGGCGTAA
- a CDS encoding two-component system, OmpR family, sensor histidine kinase QseC: protein MSASIRRRLVLLVLTSIVLIWGIALISSYRQAKNEVSEWEEARLAELTQILALLDQRNLTTLANARIDVREEEEGGEVGANDSDDDDALPRDALFQVRSANGDVLAGSPQLRALKAWDLPVPSASGTQDIMLGGQLWHSFTLRDTSLGRTVRVFEPANTRSDLVSGVASRIARPTLLALPVLALLVWFSIGLSLAPLKVLSGAIRARDINRLEPVDIGRAPTEVRPLVDAINLVLSRLRHSIERERAFTADAAHELKTPLAAIKVQAQVALAEQDTALQRLAMERVVQGVDRSARLAEQLLLLARLDVHEKLSTAPLKPAAVAKDALLANERNAQQKNIRITLTGDMRAEINAEPVLVGILLDNLLDNAIKYGRAGGCIEVAVQSELGRVQLTVRDDGPGVAPSDLARLTNRFFRATGNHATGSGLGLSIVARIAEHFGASLRLGTGIGERGLAVEVSFPAYAEAE, encoded by the coding sequence ATGTCGGCATCGATACGCCGCCGCCTGGTGCTGCTGGTCCTGACCAGCATCGTGCTGATCTGGGGCATCGCGCTGATATCGAGCTATCGTCAGGCGAAAAACGAAGTCAGTGAATGGGAAGAGGCGCGCCTCGCGGAGCTCACGCAAATCCTCGCGCTGCTCGATCAGCGCAACCTGACCACACTGGCCAATGCGCGCATTGATGTGCGCGAAGAAGAAGAAGGCGGCGAAGTCGGCGCGAACGACAGCGACGACGACGACGCGTTGCCACGCGACGCACTCTTTCAGGTGCGCAGCGCGAACGGCGACGTACTGGCCGGCAGCCCGCAATTGCGTGCGCTCAAAGCATGGGACCTACCCGTGCCCTCCGCAAGCGGCACACAAGACATCATGTTGGGCGGTCAACTTTGGCATTCATTCACCTTGCGCGATACCTCGCTGGGCCGCACGGTGCGCGTGTTCGAACCGGCCAATACGCGCAGCGATCTGGTGAGCGGTGTGGCCAGCAGGATCGCCCGCCCCACCCTGCTCGCGCTACCGGTGCTGGCGCTGCTGGTATGGTTCAGCATCGGTTTGAGTCTGGCACCGCTCAAGGTGCTCTCCGGCGCTATTCGCGCGCGTGATATCAACCGGCTGGAACCGGTCGACATCGGCCGGGCGCCGACCGAGGTGCGGCCGCTCGTCGACGCGATCAATCTGGTGCTGTCGCGCCTGCGGCACTCCATCGAACGCGAACGCGCATTTACCGCCGATGCCGCCCATGAACTGAAAACGCCGCTTGCCGCCATCAAGGTGCAGGCTCAAGTCGCGCTGGCCGAACAGGACACGGCGTTACAGCGCCTCGCGATGGAACGCGTGGTGCAAGGCGTCGATCGCAGCGCGCGGCTCGCGGAGCAGTTGCTGCTGCTCGCGCGTCTGGACGTGCACGAAAAACTCTCCACCGCGCCGCTCAAGCCCGCGGCGGTGGCGAAAGACGCACTGCTTGCCAACGAACGCAATGCGCAGCAGAAGAATATTCGTATCACGCTCACCGGCGACATGCGCGCCGAGATCAATGCGGAGCCCGTACTCGTTGGCATCCTGCTCGACAACCTGCTGGATAACGCAATCAAATATGGACGCGCCGGCGGCTGCATCGAAGTGGCGGTGCAGTCTGAGCTCGGGCGTGTGCAGCTTACCGTTCGGGACGATGGGCCCGGCGTCGCGCCCAGCGATCTCGCGCGCCTGACGAACCGGTTTTTCCGCGCAACGGGCAATCACGCCACCGGTAGCGGGCTGGGCCTCTCGATCGTCGCGCGGATCGCGGAGCATTTCGGTGCGAGCCTGCGTCTCGGCACGGGGATCGGCGAGCGCGGCCTAGCGGTGGAAGTGTCGTTTCCTGCTTATGCGGAAGCGGAGTGA
- a CDS encoding putative membrane protein, translated as MMKHLGRLAALAGLLVSLWLVWHDNPGAVLGALRAAGAGLVLAAIAHVLPMLANACDWRLLIRGANRPSVVNMLHVVWVREAVNCMLPVARIGGEVVSFRMLKRWGVRPSMAVGSIIVDMQLTVISQLLFTMVGIGFLFAHAHSDTLRLAGQLAWGVVVLTPLLVLFSLVQHASPFERITRALNRMTSGKLAALVGQSAQIDQAIKLIWRRRGAVLRYLFFWQPLQCFLTSLEIWLALYFLGVHITLVEAVVIESLIQAISSAAFFVPGGLGVQEGGFILIGGALGLDPSICLALAGARRIRDLLIFVPGLIAWQFAESSNREPKREERAERAGRTVVGEASQR; from the coding sequence ATGATGAAGCATCTCGGCCGCCTCGCCGCGCTTGCCGGCTTGCTGGTGTCACTGTGGCTAGTCTGGCACGACAATCCCGGCGCCGTGCTCGGCGCACTGCGCGCGGCGGGGGCCGGCCTCGTTCTGGCGGCGATCGCGCACGTGCTGCCCATGCTCGCCAATGCCTGCGACTGGCGCTTGCTGATTCGCGGTGCGAACCGGCCAAGCGTTGTCAATATGCTCCATGTGGTCTGGGTGCGCGAGGCCGTCAATTGCATGTTGCCGGTGGCACGCATCGGCGGCGAGGTGGTGTCGTTCCGGATGCTCAAGCGCTGGGGCGTGCGGCCGTCCATGGCGGTCGGCAGCATCATCGTCGATATGCAGCTCACCGTGATCAGCCAGTTGCTGTTCACGATGGTCGGTATCGGTTTTCTGTTCGCGCACGCGCACTCTGACACCCTGCGGCTCGCCGGGCAACTGGCGTGGGGCGTGGTGGTGCTGACGCCGCTGCTGGTGCTGTTCTCACTCGTGCAGCATGCCAGCCCGTTCGAGCGCATCACGCGTGCGCTCAATCGTATGACGAGCGGCAAGCTCGCCGCGCTCGTCGGACAATCTGCTCAGATCGACCAGGCCATCAAGCTGATTTGGCGCCGGCGCGGCGCGGTGCTGCGCTATCTGTTCTTCTGGCAACCCCTGCAGTGCTTCCTGACGTCGCTGGAGATCTGGCTCGCGCTGTACTTTCTCGGCGTTCACATCACGCTGGTCGAAGCGGTGGTGATCGAATCGTTGATCCAGGCGATTAGCAGTGCGGCTTTCTTCGTGCCGGGCGGTCTGGGTGTGCAAGAGGGCGGTTTCATTCTGATCGGCGGCGCGCTGGGTCTCGATCCCTCGATCTGCCTCGCGCTCGCCGGTGCGCGGCGCATTCGTGATCTGTTGATCTTCGTGCCCGGACTCATTGCGTGGCAGTTTGCCGAGTCGTCGAATCGCGAACCTAAACGGGAAGAGCGGGCGGAACGGGCAGGACGAACGGTTGTGGGCGAAGCAAGCCAGCGCTAG
- a CDS encoding ceramide glucosyltransferase: MSAVHLLAVTLACACAAGAVFGVAYTVLAGALIGRFFARAVSEPTSFPPVTIVKPLHGNEWALLTNLSSFCQQDYPGPVQFLFGVHDSADPALQAVDDLRRLHPEADITVVADARLYGPNRKISNILNMLPQARHDVLVFADSDVSVGPDYLRNVIGELQKPGVGLVTCVYRGAPDPGFWPRLSAKATNYQFLPGVVTGLALGLARPCFGQTIAMRRETLEKIGGFTPFVQHLAEDHAIGEAVRMIGEKVVIPPFTISHACVENSATKLIAHELRWSRTIRSIDPLGHLGSVLIFPLAFALLAVAFSGGAWWAWSLALVAVCARLALKLLSDRALQQAHRDLWLLPIWDIVSFAIFVASFWSSRVIWRGLSFKVDGDGLLTAAQDGMTDEQQVG; the protein is encoded by the coding sequence GTGAGCGCCGTGCATCTGCTCGCCGTCACACTTGCTTGTGCGTGTGCGGCGGGGGCGGTTTTCGGCGTCGCCTACACCGTGTTGGCGGGCGCCCTGATCGGCCGGTTCTTCGCGAGAGCGGTGTCCGAGCCGACCAGCTTTCCGCCGGTCACAATCGTCAAGCCGTTGCACGGCAACGAGTGGGCGCTGCTCACCAATCTGTCGAGCTTCTGTCAGCAGGACTATCCGGGCCCCGTGCAATTTCTGTTCGGCGTACACGATTCGGCCGACCCTGCCTTGCAGGCCGTCGACGATCTGCGACGGCTGCATCCGGAAGCGGACATCACCGTGGTCGCCGATGCGCGCCTGTATGGTCCGAACCGCAAGATCAGCAACATCCTCAATATGCTGCCGCAGGCCCGGCACGACGTGCTGGTGTTCGCCGACAGCGACGTGAGCGTCGGGCCGGATTATTTGCGCAACGTGATCGGCGAACTGCAGAAGCCCGGTGTGGGTCTGGTCACCTGCGTGTATCGTGGTGCGCCCGATCCCGGTTTCTGGCCGCGACTGTCGGCCAAGGCCACTAACTACCAGTTTCTGCCCGGTGTGGTGACGGGGCTTGCGCTCGGTCTCGCGCGTCCTTGCTTTGGGCAGACCATCGCGATGCGACGCGAAACGCTGGAAAAAATCGGCGGCTTCACACCGTTCGTGCAGCACCTGGCCGAAGATCACGCGATCGGTGAGGCCGTACGCATGATCGGCGAGAAAGTGGTGATTCCGCCGTTCACGATATCGCACGCGTGCGTTGAAAACAGCGCAACGAAACTGATCGCGCATGAGCTGCGCTGGAGCCGCACGATCCGCAGTATCGATCCGCTCGGCCACCTCGGCTCGGTGCTGATTTTTCCGCTCGCCTTTGCGCTGCTCGCCGTCGCATTTTCAGGCGGCGCATGGTGGGCGTGGTCGCTTGCACTGGTCGCCGTCTGCGCCCGACTCGCGTTGAAGCTGCTGTCCGATCGCGCGTTGCAGCAGGCGCATCGCGACCTGTGGCTATTGCCGATATGGGATATCGTATCGTTTGCGATTTTCGTGGCGAGCTTCTGGTCCTCGCGCGTGATCTGGCGCGGTCTGAGTTTCAAGGTGGATGGCGACGGCCTGTTGACGGCGGCTCAGGACGGAATGACGGATGAACAGCAGGTTGGGTAA